The genomic stretch GGGTGTTTCGGATATAGTGTTTTTCCCGGGGTATCAGGAAGAAATAGAAAAATATATAGCGGCTATGGATATATTTTGTTTTCTTTCCTGGGATAAAGAGGGGTTTGGGCAGGTAATGGTTGAAGCTCAGGGCATGGGAAAGCCGGTGATAGGCACTGATATTGGCGGAATCCCGGAAACTTTTCAGAATGGGATTACGGGCATACTTATTCCATCCGAAAATCCGGAAATTCTAGCCATGAGTATTCAGCAGCTACTTTTAAATAAACCTAAGTTGAAGCAGATGGGGGAAGAAGCGGCTAGATTTGTTAATGAAAAGTTCAGTATAAATAATATGATCAAGAATGTTATAAATGTTTACAGGGAATTATATGTATTACTTTGAAGATCTGTTTACAAAACAGGGGAAATCGCGGGGCTTTCCCGCCCCTGCACCCCTGGATTACTTTTCTTTACTTGCCTAAAGAAAAGTAATTAAAAGAAATGCACCCTGTGAGCCATTCGCTCGCATTTTTCAGGCGGTTTTTCAACTCGCCCCTTCGGCTTTGCCATGATGGGGCTCAAACACGAAAAACCGAAGACTCCCTTAAAAATGCTCGACTCATAACCGGCTCAATGGGGAAAAACTGTAAACACGACTCTTAGATTTTACAATTTATATTAAAATCTAATTTCTTTTAGAAAATAAATAAGAAAGTCCTGGGGCTAATGCGATACGAAAAAAGAAGATTGTTTTAACGGTAATGCGAAGTCAGGAGGTTTAATGAATAAACTTTCAGTTTATGTTATGACTTTTAACGAAAAAGAAAAAATAAAAGACTGCCTTGAGAGCGTAAAATGGGCAGATGAGATTGTTATTATGGATTCGTTCAGCACCGACGGAACCCTTGATATCGCAAGACAATATACAAATAAAATTGTTCAAAAGGAGTTTGTAGGTTTCGGAAAATTGAGAAATATAGCGCTTGAGCATTGTGCAAATGATTGGGTGTTAAGCGTTGATGCTGATGAGCGAGTAACGGAAGAGCTTAAAAACGAAATTCTTGAAAAATTATCCAAAGGCCCTGAGGCTGACGCTTATTATGTTCCCAGAAAAAGTCATTTCTTAAAGTATTGGGTCAGGCATTGCGGGTGGTATCCCGATTACAGGCAGCCGCAGTTTTTTAATAAAAATAAAATGAAATATACTGAACAATTAGTTCATGAATCGTATAAACTTAATGGCAAAATAGGGTACCTTAAAGGGCATATTTTACAATATCCTTTTTTAAGTTTAGACCAGTTTATGAAAAAAATGGATAGATATTCTTCACTAAGAGCCGAAG from Elusimicrobiota bacterium encodes the following:
- a CDS encoding glycosyltransferase family 2 protein, with product MNKLSVYVMTFNEKEKIKDCLESVKWADEIVIMDSFSTDGTLDIARQYTNKIVQKEFVGFGKLRNIALEHCANDWVLSVDADERVTEELKNEILEKLSKGPEADAYYVPRKSHFLKYWVRHCGWYPDYRQPQFFNKNKMKYTEQLVHESYKLNGKIGYLKGHILQYPFLSLDQFMKKMDRYSSLRAEEMFNEGKKFKIIQLIVYPLAFFHKMYIQKLGFWDGKVGFILSFLYAYYTAIKFIKLWEKYYKKIS